The following proteins are encoded in a genomic region of Flammeovirga pectinis:
- a CDS encoding NAD(P)-binding protein, protein MKRRNFIKLSSTAMFSYLYGCKGENSSTLPFEVTFRSDQKVGHTVMESLLYPKVKQQNVDYIIVGGGVSGLTSAYKLKGQDYLLFELSDRFGGSSSAENYKNTRFAQGAHYDMSYPNKFGTDALNVLLELGVIQKEGEIYEFVDKEYLINKDDLSWCSYKGEYYDDVFFDLESEEKFYALIEEFFDKITLPTSLISDELMYLDTMTFAHWLSIQDVALSEEFLLGVDYHLKDDFGADANVISALAGISYYAVRPNDYKWASTFSPPQGNAYFIDKLLDSLPTQKCKLNHIVRGIEHLEDGTFKVEVIDVQNQKINLINTKNIIYAGQKHALKYICKPLYQPFKDQKTAPWLVVNILLKKNTTIPLGAWQNEVLSSDWKFLGFVDSSTQKTEEYRVLTAYYCFPDSDREKLITIENQQNDFVNYTIENIATFLKVDNLIFKEGIEKVFMHALGHGMPIPTVNYLKQDKNKNRPYKNLVFAGVDNGRLPFLIEAIDSGISAINTLKS, encoded by the coding sequence ATGAAACGCAGAAACTTTATCAAATTATCTTCAACTGCAATGTTTTCTTATTTGTATGGTTGTAAAGGTGAAAACTCGTCTACATTACCTTTTGAGGTTACTTTTCGTTCAGATCAAAAGGTTGGTCATACTGTCATGGAAAGTCTTTTATATCCAAAAGTAAAACAACAAAATGTAGATTATATAATTGTAGGTGGAGGTGTTTCAGGCTTAACATCAGCTTACAAACTGAAAGGGCAGGATTATTTATTATTTGAATTATCCGATAGGTTTGGAGGGAGTTCATCTGCAGAAAATTATAAAAATACGAGGTTTGCTCAAGGTGCACATTATGATATGAGTTATCCAAATAAATTTGGAACAGATGCATTAAACGTATTACTAGAACTTGGCGTAATTCAGAAAGAAGGAGAGATATATGAATTTGTTGATAAAGAATACCTTATCAATAAAGATGATTTATCGTGGTGCTCTTATAAAGGAGAGTACTATGACGATGTATTTTTTGATTTAGAATCCGAAGAAAAGTTTTACGCATTAATAGAAGAGTTCTTTGATAAAATTACTTTACCTACTTCTTTAATATCAGATGAATTAATGTATTTGGATACTATGACATTTGCTCATTGGTTATCCATTCAGGATGTAGCATTATCAGAGGAGTTTCTTTTAGGTGTTGATTATCATTTAAAAGATGATTTTGGGGCTGATGCAAATGTGATTTCTGCATTAGCTGGAATTTCTTATTACGCAGTCAGACCAAATGATTATAAATGGGCAAGTACTTTTTCACCACCTCAAGGGAATGCATATTTTATCGATAAATTATTGGATAGTTTACCTACACAGAAATGTAAATTAAATCATATAGTACGTGGAATTGAACATTTAGAAGATGGGACATTTAAGGTTGAAGTTATTGATGTACAGAATCAAAAAATCAATCTAATTAATACTAAAAATATTATTTATGCAGGGCAGAAACATGCTTTAAAGTATATATGTAAGCCATTGTATCAACCTTTTAAAGATCAAAAAACAGCTCCTTGGTTAGTTGTAAATATTCTGTTGAAAAAGAATACTACTATACCTCTTGGAGCATGGCAAAACGAAGTTTTAAGTAGCGATTGGAAGTTTTTAGGCTTTGTTGATTCTTCTACACAAAAAACGGAAGAGTACAGAGTACTTACTGCATATTATTGTTTTCCCGATTCTGACAGAGAAAAACTAATAACCATTGAAAATCAACAAAATGATTTTGTAAATTATACCATTGAAAACATTGCTACTTTTCTTAAGGTAGACAATCTGATTTTTAAAGAAGGTATTGAAAAAGTTTTTATGCATGCATTAGGACATGGAATGCCAATACCTACAGTAAATTATTTAAAGCAAGATAAAAATAAGAATAGACCATATAAAAATTTGGTTTTTGCAGGAGTTGACAATGGTAGATTACCTTTTTTAATTGAAGCAATTGATTCTGGAATATCAGCAATAAACACACTTAAATCTTAA
- the yaaA gene encoding peroxide stress protein YaaA: protein MKFVISPAKSLDYETSFSTTLSSTPRFLKQSEKLVKSLKKLSAAQIGDLMSISPKLADLNKERFDVWEKDFNKEVARQALYAFKGDVYIGLDAYTLTPDQQEFTQDHLRILSGLYGVLKPMDLMQPYRLEMGTKWGIEGNTNLYSFWKDTVTTSLNAELEENEVLINLASNEYFKAVDKKALKARIITPVFKDFKNDKYKVISFFAKKARGMMVRYIIDQKLSNPEDIKGFNTEGYSFNEELSKGDEWVFTR, encoded by the coding sequence ATGAAATTTGTTATTTCACCAGCAAAGAGTTTAGATTATGAAACATCATTTTCTACAACCCTTTCAAGTACTCCTCGCTTTTTAAAGCAGTCCGAAAAGTTAGTTAAATCTCTTAAAAAATTATCTGCTGCACAGATTGGTGATCTAATGTCTATTTCTCCAAAATTGGCTGATTTAAATAAAGAAAGGTTTGATGTTTGGGAAAAGGACTTTAATAAAGAAGTGGCAAGACAAGCACTTTATGCTTTTAAAGGAGATGTCTACATTGGTTTAGATGCTTATACATTAACTCCAGATCAACAAGAATTTACGCAAGATCATTTACGTATTTTATCTGGATTGTATGGTGTTTTAAAACCAATGGATTTAATGCAACCTTATCGTTTAGAGATGGGTACAAAATGGGGAATAGAAGGGAATACTAATTTGTATTCTTTTTGGAAAGATACAGTAACAACGTCTTTAAACGCCGAATTAGAAGAAAATGAGGTTTTAATAAACTTAGCTTCTAATGAGTATTTTAAAGCAGTGGATAAGAAAGCTTTAAAAGCTAGAATTATTACACCTGTGTTTAAAGATTTTAAGAATGATAAATATAAAGTGATCAGCTTCTTTGCTAAAAAAGCAAGAGGAATGATGGTAAGGTATATTATAGATCAGAAACTATCTAATCCAGAAGATATTAAAGGTTTTAATACAGAAGGATATTCTTTTAATGAAGAATTATCTAAAGGAGATGAATGGGTTTTTACAAGATAA
- a CDS encoding rhodanese-like domain-containing protein — MNLNTQFSGLFTALLFVIFQSCSPTSSSDPQVTVTEFVEIRTAHPEAIIIDVRTPAEYNSGTIEGANNINVLDDSFVPKVSTLDKSKTVMVFCKSGGRSARAKAQLQELGFTDVVDLEGGIKGWKAADKKVVQP, encoded by the coding sequence ATGAATTTAAATACACAGTTTTCAGGCTTGTTTACAGCCCTTTTGTTCGTCATTTTTCAGAGTTGTTCTCCAACTTCTTCTAGTGATCCTCAGGTTACGGTAACAGAATTTGTAGAAATAAGAACTGCACACCCCGAGGCAATTATTATAGATGTAAGAACACCAGCAGAGTATAATTCTGGTACAATAGAAGGAGCTAATAATATTAATGTACTAGACGATAGCTTTGTACCAAAAGTAAGTACATTAGATAAAAGCAAAACAGTTATGGTGTTTTGTAAATCTGGTGGTAGAAGTGCAAGGGCAAAAGCACAACTGCAAGAGTTAGGATTTACAGATGTAGTAGATCTTGAAGGTGGAATTAAAGGTTGGAAAGCAGCAGATAAAAAAGTAGTACAGCCTTAA
- the rpoN gene encoding RNA polymerase factor sigma-54 yields the protein MLKQAQKLKQTQTLSPQQIQFIKLLQVPTIELDKRIQEELQENPILEEGKESDEKENEFGNEDSSSEEADSSEDFDDIPDIDPIDEVNLSDYVDRDDVAGYKMYGDGDVADDKDLPIPMHETLGDVLLMQLSFLKLNEVEQHIGEQLIGSIESDGYIRRPLEAIVNDLAFLQNIETDLAHVEKVLGRIQQFDPPGIGARSLQECLEIQLKKKDTNEPIVKIAIKMIVLCFEEFKKKHYTKIQKRLGIDDEQMKDAIDMITHLNPKPGGANTMVASAQFLTPDFIVREVNGRLNISLNGKNAPDLRVSRQYGDMLDAYDKTPKKTKKMREEVRFVKQKLDAAKWFIDAIKQRQDTLLRTMQAIIDYQMPFFLSGDEGQLKPMILKDIAEIIQMDISTVSRVASSKVVETDFGIYPLKYFFSESISTESGEDVSSKQVKSVLRNMIEKEDKRKPLSDDKLEKLLRVKGYNIARRTVAKYREQMNIPVARMRKEL from the coding sequence ATGTTAAAACAGGCACAGAAGCTCAAGCAGACACAAACATTATCCCCGCAACAAATTCAATTTATTAAATTGTTGCAGGTGCCTACGATAGAGCTGGACAAACGTATTCAAGAAGAACTACAAGAAAACCCTATCTTAGAAGAAGGAAAAGAGTCTGATGAGAAAGAGAATGAATTTGGTAATGAAGATTCAAGTTCCGAAGAAGCAGATTCTTCGGAAGATTTTGATGACATCCCCGACATTGACCCCATTGACGAGGTAAACCTCTCTGACTATGTAGACAGAGATGATGTTGCCGGTTATAAAATGTACGGTGACGGTGATGTTGCTGACGACAAAGACCTACCTATACCTATGCATGAAACTTTAGGAGATGTATTGCTAATGCAATTAAGCTTCTTAAAGTTAAATGAAGTAGAACAACATATTGGAGAGCAACTGATTGGTAGTATTGAAAGTGATGGCTATATACGCCGTCCCTTAGAAGCTATTGTAAATGACCTTGCTTTCTTACAAAATATTGAAACAGACCTAGCTCATGTTGAAAAGGTACTTGGCCGTATTCAACAATTTGACCCTCCGGGAATTGGTGCTCGCTCATTACAAGAGTGTTTAGAGATTCAATTAAAGAAAAAAGACACAAACGAACCTATTGTAAAAATAGCGATCAAAATGATTGTGTTGTGTTTTGAAGAATTTAAGAAAAAGCATTACACAAAAATACAAAAACGTTTAGGCATTGACGATGAGCAGATGAAAGATGCAATCGATATGATTACTCATCTAAATCCTAAACCTGGCGGAGCAAATACTATGGTAGCTTCTGCCCAATTCCTTACTCCAGACTTTATTGTTAGAGAAGTGAATGGAAGATTAAACATATCTTTAAATGGTAAGAATGCTCCAGATTTAAGAGTAAGCCGTCAGTATGGTGATATGCTTGATGCTTATGACAAAACACCAAAAAAGACAAAGAAAATGCGTGAAGAGGTCCGTTTTGTTAAGCAAAAGCTTGATGCAGCAAAATGGTTCATCGATGCGATAAAACAGCGTCAAGACACTCTCTTACGTACCATGCAAGCTATTATTGATTATCAAATGCCTTTTTTCTTAAGTGGAGATGAAGGGCAATTAAAACCTATGATCTTAAAAGATATTGCAGAAATTATTCAGATGGATATTTCTACTGTATCTAGAGTAGCGAGTAGCAAAGTTGTTGAAACTGATTTTGGTATATATCCTCTAAAATATTTCTTCTCAGAAAGTATATCTACTGAAAGTGGAGAAGATGTAAGTAGTAAGCAGGTAAAATCTGTTTTACGAAACATGATAGAAAAAGAGGATAAACGCAAACCATTATCTGATGATAAATTAGAAAAACTTCTTCGTGTTAAAGGATATAATATTGCACGTAGAACTGTTGCTAAATATAGAGAACAAATGAACATTCCTGTAGCAAGAATGAGAAAAGAACTCTAA
- a CDS encoding response regulator, which produces MMKYNILLVDDDEASNIYSEIIIKQTGLIKKLALCRNGEKALEYLLRIEGYLNDPSVFTPDIIFLDINMPIMNGMELLEEIEKHSLPVKVIMLTTSILEEDFNEALKYSFVKGFLNKPLKQEGLNDMIDNLD; this is translated from the coding sequence ATGATGAAATATAATATTTTATTAGTAGATGATGATGAGGCGTCTAATATATATTCTGAGATAATAATAAAACAAACAGGGTTAATTAAAAAATTGGCTTTGTGTAGAAATGGTGAAAAAGCTCTTGAATATCTTTTAAGAATAGAAGGATATTTAAATGATCCCTCTGTGTTTACTCCAGATATCATTTTTCTAGATATTAATATGCCTATAATGAATGGGATGGAGCTACTTGAAGAGATAGAAAAGCATAGTCTTCCTGTTAAGGTAATAATGCTTACAACATCAATTTTAGAAGAAGATTTTAATGAGGCACTGAAGTATTCTTTTGTAAAAGGATTCTTGAATAAACCCCTAAAACAAGAGGGTTTAAATGATATGATTGATAATTTAGATTAG
- a CDS encoding ATP-binding protein — MNYTKEWYISVLNSINDLILVKGDKSKLLWANKAFRDLYNMSNEELKDIIDSESSDPDDTVQYVKDDHYVFSKGATLDIPSEAISDDNGNFNYYHTIKNPIKDSEGEVIRTVGVSRLIEDEELLEKSKKKRTEQKTDIQDLKTFVQSIPSPVIMLDLSKRIIACSDAWIDYFEQSKNEIIWSDFFERYNNKLPFKEKIEECISTSSKVTMDSVSIDYNNKISHFKVIINPWVMSSGDVGGVMLMLNDITSQVEREKTLQKYNEELKQFAYITTHDVKSPITNIESFLSLLKMDDKIKDQRSLQAIHWIQKSIEQANEKITDLVQVIQQREQAIENELINLNLFISTIVDKYRDAIYEIEGEVELELFGDVMLSTSRKQLQTILDNLITNAIRYKDRNRMLLITIKIQNTAKDHCTISVEDNGIGIDLTKHKERIFDMFKRANDSTEGSGLGLYLSQQAAEQLNAIIEVESELRKGTTFSIKLPK, encoded by the coding sequence ATGAATTACACGAAAGAATGGTACATATCAGTATTGAATTCTATCAACGACTTAATTTTAGTAAAAGGAGATAAATCTAAACTGCTATGGGCAAATAAAGCTTTTCGAGACCTTTATAATATGAGTAACGAAGAGCTAAAAGATATAATAGATTCAGAATCTAGTGATCCTGATGATACAGTTCAATATGTAAAAGATGACCATTATGTGTTTTCAAAAGGAGCAACTTTGGATATTCCCTCTGAAGCTATTTCTGATGATAATGGGAATTTTAATTATTACCATACTATTAAAAACCCAATTAAGGATTCAGAGGGCGAGGTAATTAGGACTGTTGGCGTATCTAGATTAATAGAGGACGAAGAATTACTTGAAAAATCTAAGAAAAAAAGAACGGAACAAAAAACTGATATACAAGACCTTAAAACGTTTGTTCAAAGTATTCCAAGTCCAGTAATTATGTTGGATTTATCTAAACGAATTATTGCATGTAGTGATGCTTGGATAGATTATTTTGAACAGTCTAAAAATGAAATAATTTGGTCAGATTTTTTTGAAAGGTACAATAATAAATTACCATTCAAAGAAAAGATAGAAGAGTGTATTTCTACATCTAGTAAGGTAACAATGGATTCTGTATCTATAGATTACAATAATAAAATTTCTCATTTTAAGGTAATTATTAACCCTTGGGTTATGAGTTCTGGAGATGTAGGTGGAGTTATGTTAATGTTAAATGATATTACCTCTCAGGTGGAAAGAGAGAAAACACTACAAAAATACAATGAAGAGTTAAAGCAATTTGCTTACATAACAACGCACGATGTAAAGAGTCCTATTACTAATATAGAAAGCTTTTTGAGTCTGCTAAAAATGGATGATAAAATTAAAGATCAACGTTCTTTACAAGCAATACATTGGATTCAGAAGTCTATAGAACAAGCAAATGAAAAAATAACTGATCTTGTTCAAGTAATTCAGCAAAGAGAACAGGCTATAGAAAATGAACTTATTAATTTAAATCTATTCATTTCTACTATTGTTGATAAATATAGAGATGCTATTTACGAAATTGAAGGAGAGGTTGAATTAGAATTATTTGGCGATGTAATGTTGTCTACTTCTAGAAAACAACTTCAGACTATTTTAGATAACCTTATCACAAATGCAATTCGCTATAAGGATAGAAATAGGATGTTATTGATTACTATTAAAATTCAAAACACAGCTAAAGATCATTGTACAATCAGTGTAGAGGATAATGGTATTGGTATTGATCTTACAAAACATAAAGAACGTATTTTTGATATGTTTAAAAGAGCAAACGATAGCACAGAGGGTAGTGGCCTAGGGTTGTATTTATCACAACAAGCAGCCGAGCAATTAAATGCAATAATTGAAGTGGAAAGTGAGTTGAGAAAGGGGACTACATTTAGTATTAAACTGCCTAAATAA
- the sufB gene encoding Fe-S cluster assembly protein SufB, giving the protein MSADQDNKILEDFTSKEYEHGWTVDIEADQAPKGLNEEIVRFISAKKEEPQWLLDWRLEAFKEWQKMECPEWANVVFEQVDYQDIIYYSAPKQKISLDSLEEVDPELLATFEKLGISLDEQKRLTGVKGSNIAVDAVFDSVSVATTFKDTLAEKGIIFCSFSEAVKDHPELVRQYLGSVVPVKDNFFSALNSAVFSDGSFCYIPKGVRCPMELSTYFRINAEGTGQFERTLIVADESSYVSYLEGCTAPQRDENQLHAAVVEIFVHKEAEVKYSTVQNWYPGDENGKGGVFNFVTKRGICDGDNSKLSWTQVETGSAVTWKYPSCILKGDNSVGEFYSVAVTNQMQQADTGTKMIHIGKNTKSRIVSKGVSAGKSHNSYRGLVKVNKRADNSRNFSQCDSLLMGDKCGAHTFPYIEVDNNTAKVEHEATTSKIGEDQIFYCNQRGIDTEQAVALIVNGYCKEVLNKLPMEFAVEAQKLLALSLEGSVG; this is encoded by the coding sequence ATGAGTGCAGATCAGGATAATAAAATATTAGAGGACTTTACGTCCAAAGAGTATGAGCACGGTTGGACTGTTGATATTGAAGCAGATCAAGCTCCAAAAGGTCTAAACGAGGAAATCGTGAGATTTATCTCAGCTAAAAAAGAAGAGCCACAATGGTTATTGGATTGGCGTCTTGAGGCTTTCAAAGAATGGCAAAAAATGGAATGTCCTGAGTGGGCAAATGTTGTCTTTGAACAAGTAGATTATCAAGATATCATATATTATTCTGCTCCTAAACAAAAGATTTCATTAGATTCTTTAGAAGAAGTAGACCCTGAGTTATTGGCAACTTTTGAGAAATTAGGTATTTCTTTAGACGAGCAAAAACGTTTAACAGGTGTAAAAGGTTCTAACATTGCTGTAGATGCAGTTTTTGATTCAGTTTCTGTTGCAACTACTTTCAAAGATACTCTTGCTGAAAAAGGTATTATTTTCTGTTCTTTCTCAGAAGCAGTAAAAGACCACCCAGAATTAGTTAGACAATATTTAGGATCGGTTGTTCCTGTAAAAGATAACTTTTTCTCTGCATTAAACTCTGCAGTATTCTCAGACGGATCTTTCTGTTATATTCCTAAAGGTGTTCGTTGCCCAATGGAATTATCTACATACTTCCGTATTAATGCAGAAGGAACAGGTCAATTCGAAAGAACTTTAATTGTTGCTGATGAATCTTCTTATGTTTCTTACTTAGAAGGTTGTACTGCTCCTCAACGTGACGAAAATCAATTGCACGCAGCTGTAGTTGAGATCTTTGTTCATAAAGAAGCAGAAGTTAAATATTCAACTGTTCAAAACTGGTACCCTGGTGATGAAAATGGTAAAGGTGGAGTATTCAACTTTGTAACTAAAAGAGGTATTTGTGATGGTGATAATTCTAAATTATCATGGACACAAGTTGAAACAGGTTCTGCTGTAACTTGGAAATACCCATCTTGTATTCTTAAAGGAGATAACTCTGTTGGTGAATTTTATTCTGTAGCTGTTACAAATCAAATGCAACAAGCTGATACAGGTACAAAAATGATCCATATTGGTAAAAACACTAAATCTAGAATAGTTTCTAAGGGTGTTTCTGCTGGTAAATCTCACAACTCGTATAGAGGATTAGTGAAAGTAAATAAGAGAGCAGATAACTCTCGTAATTTCTCTCAATGTGATTCTTTATTAATGGGTGATAAGTGTGGAGCACACACATTCCCTTACATAGAAGTTGATAACAACACTGCAAAAGTAGAGCATGAGGCTACAACATCTAAAATTGGTGAAGATCAAATTTTCTATTGTAACCAACGTGGTATCGATACAGAGCAAGCTGTAGCATTAATTGTTAACGGTTACTGTAAAGAAGTACTAAACAAGTTACCAATGGAATTTGCTGTAGAAGCTCAAAAGCTCTTAGCATTATCATTAGAAGGTTCTGTAGGTTAG
- a CDS encoding dipeptidase, producing the protein MTPYIDQNKDRFLAELFDLLKIPSVSTDVEYQPDIKKAAAFIAHQLNEIGADKVEICQTAGNPVVYGEKIIDPKLPTVMVYGHYDVQPADPVELWDSPPFEPTIKNGNIYARGASDDKGQMYMHIKAFESMMKNNTLSCNVKFMIEGEEEIGSVNLGEFIKERKDDLSADVILISDTGMISLDTPSITIGLRGLSYMEVELTGPNRDLHSGMYGGAVQNPLNALTEVIASLKDKDGHITIPGFYEKVEVISDADRAKMAKAPFSLEAYKAALDLEKEFGEKGYSTNERTSIRPTLDVNGLWGGYTGEGAKTVIPSKAYAKISMRLVPHQTWEEISELFTKHIESIVPDGIRVKVTTHHGGMPVVIPTNSVEFEAANAAYAEAFGKEPIPVRSGGSIPIVALFKEELGLDSVMMGFGLDSDAIHSPNEKFGIANFLKGIETIELFYKHYAVLKK; encoded by the coding sequence ATGACACCATATATTGATCAAAACAAGGATAGATTCCTTGCTGAATTATTTGACTTATTAAAAATTCCATCTGTTAGTACAGATGTAGAATATCAGCCAGATATTAAAAAAGCAGCAGCTTTTATTGCTCATCAATTAAATGAGATTGGGGCTGATAAAGTAGAAATTTGTCAAACAGCGGGTAACCCTGTTGTGTATGGTGAAAAAATAATTGACCCTAAATTGCCAACAGTAATGGTTTATGGCCACTACGATGTGCAACCTGCAGACCCAGTAGAATTATGGGATAGCCCTCCTTTTGAGCCTACAATTAAGAATGGAAACATTTATGCAAGAGGAGCATCAGATGATAAAGGTCAGATGTATATGCACATAAAAGCATTCGAATCAATGATGAAGAACAACACATTATCTTGTAATGTGAAATTCATGATTGAAGGAGAAGAGGAAATTGGTTCAGTAAACCTTGGTGAGTTTATAAAAGAAAGAAAAGACGATTTATCTGCTGATGTAATTTTAATTTCTGATACAGGAATGATCTCTTTAGATACACCATCTATTACAATTGGTTTAAGAGGGTTGTCTTACATGGAAGTTGAATTGACTGGACCAAACAGAGACCTTCATTCTGGAATGTATGGTGGTGCTGTTCAAAATCCATTGAATGCTTTAACTGAAGTGATTGCATCTTTAAAAGATAAAGATGGACATATTACAATTCCTGGTTTTTATGAAAAAGTAGAAGTAATTTCTGATGCTGATAGAGCTAAAATGGCAAAAGCACCATTTAGCTTAGAAGCCTATAAAGCAGCTCTTGATTTAGAAAAGGAATTTGGTGAAAAAGGATATTCAACAAATGAACGTACAAGTATTCGTCCTACTTTAGACGTAAATGGCTTGTGGGGTGGATACACAGGCGAAGGAGCGAAAACAGTAATTCCTTCTAAAGCCTATGCTAAAATTTCTATGAGATTAGTACCTCATCAAACGTGGGAGGAAATTTCTGAGTTGTTTACAAAACATATCGAATCTATTGTTCCAGATGGTATTCGTGTTAAAGTAACTACTCATCATGGTGGTATGCCAGTAGTAATACCTACTAATTCGGTAGAATTTGAAGCAGCAAATGCAGCTTATGCAGAAGCATTTGGTAAAGAACCAATTCCTGTAAGAAGTGGTGGTTCAATTCCAATTGTTGCTTTATTTAAAGAGGAGCTTGGTTTAGATTCAGTAATGATGGGCTTTGGCTTAGATTCTGATGCAATCCATTCGCCTAATGAGAAATTTGGTATTGCAAACTTCTTAAAAGGAATAGAAACAATAGAATTATTTTATAAGCACTACGCGGTACTTAAAAAATAA
- the bshC gene encoding bacillithiol biosynthesis cysteine-adding enzyme BshC has protein sequence MNTYKIPFETAGLYGKMFLDYLNGTEALKSLYQFEPNLASFDKIIDLRKSFPKEKRTLIVESLKNQYSAIENAPIAQIEALEDENTFTIVTGHQLNIFTGPLFFIYKIAATIHLTQQLKEKYPDCNFIPVYWMATEDHDFEEIASFKLSGKKYTWEHPEATGPVGRLSLEGIDKILDQIKDMPQFFVDAYTDNMTLTEATRSYVHHLFSKYGLVCFDADQAELKSSFKEILIKELFDNTAVVEVEKANAIIESAGYKTQIHARAINLFYMEDKVRLRLEKTPTGFRAVDGDLKWTNQEMMDIVENNPERLSPNVVLRPVLQEFLLPNLAYLGGPAEVIYWLQLKGVFDAYNVFYPMVLPRGFSLFLDTKFSAKWRKMGWPLEELLQPITVIENKLLDEKEELVTSLEAEILQFDSLYASILDKGKAITPNLEKHVLAEKLRGEKRLKHTAAKLRKEGKRKMKEDIERVVCIRECLLPSNVPQERVENLLTFWSKSKGNLLLDTFVKELDPLAFKLNIVVED, from the coding sequence ATGAATACATATAAAATACCATTTGAGACAGCGGGTTTATACGGCAAAATGTTCCTAGATTATCTTAACGGAACCGAAGCTCTAAAATCGTTATATCAATTTGAACCTAATTTAGCCTCTTTCGATAAAATAATTGACTTACGTAAATCTTTTCCTAAAGAGAAAAGGACTCTAATAGTAGAGAGTTTAAAGAACCAATATAGTGCTATAGAAAATGCTCCAATTGCTCAAATTGAAGCATTAGAAGATGAAAATACATTTACAATAGTAACTGGGCATCAGTTAAATATTTTTACTGGGCCATTATTTTTTATTTATAAAATAGCCGCTACTATACATTTAACACAGCAATTAAAAGAAAAATATCCTGATTGTAACTTTATTCCTGTGTATTGGATGGCTACAGAAGATCATGATTTTGAAGAAATTGCTTCTTTTAAATTAAGTGGAAAAAAATATACTTGGGAACATCCAGAAGCTACTGGTCCAGTGGGACGGTTATCTCTGGAAGGAATAGATAAAATTTTAGATCAAATAAAAGATATGCCACAGTTTTTTGTTGATGCTTATACTGATAATATGACATTAACAGAGGCGACAAGAAGTTATGTTCATCATTTATTTTCTAAATATGGTTTAGTTTGCTTTGATGCAGATCAAGCGGAATTAAAATCATCATTTAAAGAAATTCTAATAAAAGAATTATTTGATAATACAGCAGTTGTAGAAGTAGAAAAGGCAAATGCAATTATTGAATCTGCAGGTTATAAAACACAAATACATGCTAGAGCAATTAATTTGTTTTACATGGAAGATAAGGTAAGACTTCGATTAGAAAAAACACCAACAGGTTTCAGAGCAGTTGATGGAGATCTTAAATGGACTAATCAGGAAATGATGGATATTGTAGAAAATAATCCTGAGAGACTGAGTCCAAATGTAGTTTTAAGGCCTGTTCTTCAAGAATTTTTATTACCTAATTTAGCTTATTTGGGTGGTCCAGCAGAAGTAATTTATTGGTTACAATTAAAAGGCGTTTTTGATGCTTACAATGTATTTTATCCAATGGTTTTACCAAGAGGTTTTTCTTTATTTTTAGATACTAAATTTAGTGCAAAGTGGAGAAAGATGGGGTGGCCATTAGAAGAGTTACTTCAGCCGATCACTGTTATTGAAAACAAATTGTTAGACGAGAAAGAAGAACTTGTTACGAGTCTAGAAGCAGAGATCTTACAATTTGATTCACTTTATGCATCTATTTTAGATAAAGGTAAAGCGATTACTCCCAACTTAGAAAAGCATGTTCTTGCAGAAAAATTAAGAGGAGAGAAAAGATTAAAACATACAGCAGCCAAGCTAAGAAAAGAGGGTAAAAGAAAAATGAAAGAAGACATAGAAAGAGTTGTATGCATTAGAGAATGCTTGTTACCTTCTAATGTTCCTCAAGAAAGAGTGGAAAACCTACTGACATTTTGGTCTAAATCTAAAGGAAATTTACTATTAGATACATTTGTAAAAGAACTTGACCCACTTGCGTTTAAATTAAATATTGTAGTTGAAGATTAA